One window of the Parasphingopyxis algicola genome contains the following:
- a CDS encoding capsule biosynthesis protein, with protein MTSPVLPAKLVSDNRAKSLDHGNRPDSLPTIPDDAPYCFRGRNILMLQGPVGPFFARLARDLQWAGANVHKINFNGGDWFYYPTGATSFADTIDEFPAFLNRVCDEKRIDTVMLFGDCRRMHRMASETAAKRDIEVYVFEEGYIRPDYITMECHGVNGRSTMPRAGIFYLNAPAPEPATTSTVGQTIWHATGWAFTYYFWAIVLWPFFPRYRHHRPLSWFQGLAWVRGAARKYWYRWKNRADVGRLMAKDHPPFFLVPLQVHNDAQIGVHSEFDTIEHFIRHTVSSFVEHAPRDTVLVFKHHPMDRPYTDYTRLIRRLRQETALGERLVYVHDPHLPTLINHAKGLVTINSTTGMSAIHHGKPTLALGDAIYRIEGLTASVDLDRFWSEADDFPVHPDLYRNFRRQLIYRTQLNGNFYRRINIPGTLAGIDWTRGKIVEEDAS; from the coding sequence ATGACCAGCCCTGTGCTGCCCGCTAAGCTCGTCTCCGACAATCGTGCGAAGTCGCTCGATCACGGCAACCGCCCCGATAGCCTGCCGACCATACCCGACGACGCGCCCTATTGTTTCCGCGGCCGCAATATCCTGATGCTTCAGGGTCCCGTCGGCCCGTTCTTCGCGCGCCTGGCGAGGGACCTGCAATGGGCGGGCGCCAATGTCCACAAGATCAATTTCAACGGCGGCGACTGGTTCTACTATCCGACGGGTGCGACGAGCTTCGCCGACACGATCGACGAATTTCCGGCTTTTCTGAACCGCGTCTGCGACGAAAAGCGGATCGATACGGTCATGCTGTTCGGCGATTGCCGCCGGATGCACCGCATGGCGAGCGAAACCGCCGCCAAGCGCGATATCGAAGTCTATGTGTTCGAAGAAGGTTATATCCGGCCGGACTATATCACGATGGAATGTCATGGTGTGAACGGTCGCAGCACGATGCCGCGCGCCGGGATTTTCTATCTCAACGCGCCGGCACCCGAACCGGCGACGACCAGCACGGTCGGCCAGACGATCTGGCATGCGACGGGCTGGGCTTTCACCTATTATTTCTGGGCCATCGTCCTCTGGCCATTTTTTCCTCGCTATCGGCACCATCGTCCGCTCAGCTGGTTCCAAGGCCTTGCCTGGGTGCGCGGCGCCGCACGAAAATACTGGTATCGCTGGAAGAACCGCGCGGATGTCGGACGGCTCATGGCGAAGGATCATCCGCCCTTCTTCCTCGTGCCGCTGCAGGTTCACAACGACGCCCAAATCGGAGTCCATTCGGAATTCGACACCATCGAACATTTCATTCGGCACACGGTGAGCTCATTCGTCGAGCATGCGCCCCGTGACACCGTGCTCGTCTTCAAGCACCACCCGATGGATCGGCCCTATACCGACTATACGCGCCTAATCCGCCGCCTGCGGCAGGAAACGGCGCTCGGCGAGCGCCTCGTTTATGTCCACGACCCGCACCTGCCGACGCTGATCAACCATGCCAAGGGCCTGGTCACGATCAACAGCACGACCGGCATGTCAGCCATTCATCACGGCAAGCCGACCCTGGCGCTGGGAGACGCGATTTACCGCATCGAGGGGCTAACGGCGTCCGTCGACCTCGATCGGTTCTGGTCCGAGGCGGACGATTTTCCGGTCCATCCCGACCTCTATCGCAATTTCAGGCGTCAGCTGATCTATCGGACGCAACTCAACGGCAATTTCTATCGGCGGATCAACATTCCCGGCACGCTAGCCGGTATCGACTGGACGCGCGGGAAGATAGTTGAAGAAGACGCCAGCTAA
- the kdsB gene encoding 3-deoxy-manno-octulosonate cytidylyltransferase: MRIVAIIPTRWGSTRFPGKALVEIAGKPMIERVWAKASAADGIDEVIVATDDGRIADVVRDFGGHVEMTRDDHESGSDRIAEVAARIEADAIVNVQGDEPLVRSSDLNRLAALMRAEPVVDVASLCHAISAEEAANPNRVKVVRNTVGDALYFSRARIPHPREAKSARYFQHAGIYAYRRAALMAFPDLPVPAEERAEALEQLRFLAAGYTIRLVETAPSGPGVDTPEDVATVEGLLDA; this comes from the coding sequence ATGAGGATCGTGGCGATCATACCGACCCGTTGGGGATCGACCCGATTCCCGGGCAAGGCTCTCGTCGAGATAGCCGGAAAGCCTATGATCGAGCGCGTCTGGGCAAAGGCCTCCGCCGCGGATGGCATCGACGAGGTGATCGTCGCGACCGATGATGGCCGGATCGCCGATGTCGTCCGGGATTTCGGCGGCCATGTCGAAATGACGCGCGACGATCATGAAAGCGGGAGCGATCGGATCGCCGAGGTGGCGGCGCGGATCGAGGCCGATGCGATCGTCAATGTGCAGGGCGACGAACCGCTCGTCCGGTCATCGGATCTGAACCGGTTGGCTGCGCTTATGCGTGCGGAACCGGTCGTCGACGTCGCGAGCCTGTGTCACGCGATCTCTGCCGAAGAGGCCGCCAACCCCAACCGCGTGAAGGTGGTTCGAAATACGGTGGGCGATGCCCTTTATTTCAGCCGCGCACGCATCCCGCATCCGCGGGAGGCGAAGAGTGCGCGTTATTTTCAGCATGCCGGCATCTATGCCTATCGGCGCGCCGCGTTGATGGCGTTTCCCGATCTGCCGGTTCCGGCCGAGGAACGGGCCGAAGCGCTCGAACAGCTCCGCTTTCTGGCGGCTGGCTATACGATCCGGCTGGTCGAAACTGCGCCCAGCGGCCCCGGCGTCGACACACCCGAAGATGTCGCGACCGTCGAGGGGCTGCTCGACGCCTAG
- a CDS encoding KpsF/GutQ family sugar-phosphate isomerase, whose translation MTDSVMRTRIGSDDGLASPIRAAAHALSINAAAVATLASRIDGSFGEAVNLILGRNGRAVVSGMGKSGLVARKISATLSSLGTPSIFVHSADAGHGDLGMITRGDTAVLISASGETDEVLGLIPYLRTLDVPIISITGNMRSTLARQSDIALDGSIEREACLHNLAPTTSTIVAMAMGDALAIALCEASGFQAADFAQYHPGGKLGKRLKTPVRDAMHKADLPICAPDTPLKDMLPIMSDGRLGLVLVMSGQMLSGIVTDGDLRRGLEQADELGDLHARDIMTPDPLTIGPDATLYEADTKMHDARVTALVVADPAKKVLGVIQIHD comes from the coding sequence ATGACCGATTCTGTAATGCGTACGCGCATTGGTTCCGACGATGGACTCGCGAGTCCCATACGGGCAGCCGCCCATGCGCTTTCCATAAATGCCGCCGCCGTCGCCACTCTCGCCAGCCGGATCGACGGCAGTTTTGGCGAGGCCGTGAACCTGATTCTGGGGCGCAACGGCCGGGCGGTCGTCTCCGGCATGGGTAAGTCCGGCCTTGTCGCGCGCAAAATCAGCGCGACTCTGTCGTCGCTCGGCACGCCGAGCATTTTCGTCCATAGCGCCGATGCCGGCCATGGCGATCTCGGCATGATTACGCGCGGAGACACCGCGGTGTTGATCTCGGCCAGCGGGGAAACCGACGAGGTGCTCGGTCTCATCCCCTATCTGCGCACTCTCGACGTTCCCATCATCTCGATCACGGGCAATATGCGGTCCACGCTCGCGCGTCAGTCGGACATCGCGCTCGACGGTTCGATCGAGCGGGAGGCGTGCCTGCACAATCTCGCGCCGACGACGTCGACCATCGTCGCGATGGCCATGGGCGATGCGCTCGCCATCGCGCTGTGCGAGGCGAGCGGCTTCCAGGCGGCCGATTTCGCGCAATATCATCCCGGCGGGAAGCTGGGTAAGCGTTTGAAGACGCCTGTGCGCGATGCGATGCACAAGGCCGATCTTCCGATCTGCGCGCCCGATACGCCGCTCAAGGACATGTTGCCGATCATGTCGGACGGTAGGTTGGGTCTGGTCCTCGTGATGTCGGGTCAGATGCTCAGCGGCATCGTGACCGATGGCGACCTTCGCCGCGGGCTCGAGCAGGCCGACGAGCTCGGCGATCTCCATGCGCGCGATATCATGACTCCGGATCCGCTGACGATCGGCCCAGATGCGACGTTGTACGAGGCCGATACCAAGATGCACGATGCCCGCGTGACCGCGCTTGTCGTGGCCGATCCGGCGAAAAAGGTTCTCGGCGTCATCCAGATTCATGACTGA
- the kdsA gene encoding 3-deoxy-8-phosphooctulonate synthase — protein MTDSIPSPWAGEDLFVLAGPCAIESRDFALRTAEQLRNIFATAGVGLVYKSSFDKANRTSAASFRGVGLDAGLDILAEVRDQIGVPVITDVHDASQAAPAAEVVDMLQTPAFLCRQSDFIAAVAAAGKPVNIKKGQFLAPWDMAKVIEKARIAADEAGVSTDFFVCERGSTFGYGNLVVDMRGLTIMQETSGCPVVFDATHSVQLPGAKGESSGGERQHAPALARAAVATGAVSGVFMETHPDPDNAPCDGPNMLPFEWLPGLLAELKAIAAISRGK, from the coding sequence ATGACTGATTCCATCCCTTCGCCCTGGGCGGGGGAGGATCTGTTCGTTCTGGCCGGTCCGTGCGCGATCGAATCCCGCGATTTTGCGCTCAGGACGGCCGAACAACTGCGCAACATTTTTGCCACGGCGGGCGTCGGGCTCGTCTACAAATCCTCCTTCGATAAGGCGAACCGGACCTCGGCGGCCAGTTTCCGCGGCGTCGGGCTGGACGCCGGGCTCGACATCCTCGCCGAGGTGCGCGACCAGATCGGCGTTCCGGTAATCACCGATGTGCATGACGCATCGCAGGCGGCCCCGGCGGCGGAGGTTGTCGACATGCTCCAGACGCCGGCTTTTTTGTGCCGCCAATCCGATTTCATCGCGGCGGTCGCAGCGGCGGGAAAACCGGTCAATATCAAGAAGGGCCAGTTCCTCGCGCCCTGGGACATGGCCAAGGTCATCGAAAAGGCGCGGATCGCCGCCGATGAAGCGGGCGTTTCGACCGACTTCTTCGTCTGCGAACGCGGCTCGACGTTCGGCTATGGCAATCTCGTCGTCGATATGCGCGGGCTGACGATCATGCAGGAAACGAGCGGCTGCCCGGTGGTGTTCGACGCTACCCATTCCGTGCAGCTCCCCGGAGCAAAAGGGGAGAGCAGCGGCGGCGAGAGGCAGCACGCACCGGCCCTGGCGCGGGCGGCTGTCGCGACGGGGGCAGTCTCCGGCGTGTTCATGGAAACCCATCCGGACCCGGACAATGCGCCCTGCGACGGCCCCAATATGCTGCCTTTCGAATGGCTGCCCGGCCTTTTGGCGGAGCTGAAGGCGATCGCCGCGATTTCGCGCGGCAAATGA